One Pochonia chlamydosporia 170 chromosome 5, whole genome shotgun sequence DNA segment encodes these proteins:
- a CDS encoding major facilitator superfamily domain-containing protein (similar to Metarhizium robertsii ARSEF 23 XP_007817711.1), translating into MSDVELESEMEWEEDAPFLNDDEREEADAGVEPELAPHEQPDEPLPSRPRIKAARWQAKTPGTIVFLAAVLKFCITSSGMLLLIPIYRLIEDALCHVHYEDDSYDIIDEMKCKVDEVQSRLASLIGWCGLLTSVMTLLVTFPYGMLADRIGRKPTAVFAYVGLAISFSFTPLLFGEFQNTLRRNPYILMTGSLWVLLGGGVPVLLNTLYAIAADVSTEEQKAASFLYLTFGATLGGLLGPLLAGLLMSKFGPWVPVYVALFVTPFMLCVFFFIPETLNIETRTQKNKDQTFTQAFKQHVSHGLDDLMHSMDMIKNVNIPLVLLTFFFQSARFAAYTSVLAQYISKHFGWKLAETSLLLSPLGVLNLIVLVALPKVSEILVSRRFRFTVFGKDLFLTKVSTFLIVVGGLIEAFSHNVVLFLFGLFIGTFGAADSPLARATVSHYVDAKSISKLYALIGMMEVMGSFIGGPVLAKLFNIGLERKGIFIGLPWFYIAFLCSLAFIALLFVRPPPSGLAADVDTLHREDGVVNESATEDPLRPE; encoded by the exons ATGTCCGACGTTGAGCTCGAGTCAGAAAtggaatgggaggaggatgcgcCGTTCCTCAACGACGACGAGCGAGAGGAAGCCGACGCGGGCGTTGAACCGGAACTCGCCCCTCACGAACAGCCAGATGAGCCATTGCCGTCGAGACCACGCATCAAGGCGGCCCGGTGGCAGGCAAAGACACCCGGCACGATTGTCTTTCTCGCTGCCGTCTTGAAGTTTTGCATCACATCGAGCGGCATGTTGTTGCTCATCCCGATATACCGACTGATCGAGGATGCGCTGTGCCATGTACACTACGAAGACGATTCATACGATATtattgatgagatgaagtGCAAGGTAGATGAGGTGCAGTCGCGGCTGGCATCTCTCATCGGCTGGTGCGGCTTGCTCACTTCTGTCATGA CACTGCTCGTCACCTTTCCATATGGCATGCTTGCCGATCGCATTGGCCGTAAACCTACTGCCGTCTTTGCATACGTCGGTCTTGCCATCTCGTTTAGTTTTACGCCGCTCCTGTTTGGCGAATTTCAAAACACTCTTCGACGGAATCCGTATATTCTCATGACGGGCTCTCTCTGGGTCCTGCTCGGCGGCGGTGTGCCAGTGTTGCTGAATACGCTGtatgccattgctgctgaTGTCAGCACCGAGGAACAAAA AGCGGCAAGCTTCTTGTATCTCACATTTGGCGCCACGCTTGGCGGCCTGCTTGGTCCCTTACTTGCAGGTTTGTTAATGTCCAAGTTTGGTCCATGGGTGCCAGTCTACGTCGCGCTGTTCGTCACGCCATTCATGCtctgcgtcttcttcttcatcccCGAGACGTTAAATATCGAGACGAGGACCCAAAAgaacaaggaccagacattcacCCAAGCCTTTAAACAGCACGTGAGCCATGGCCTGGATGATTTGATGCACTCCATGGACATGATTAAGAATGTCAATATCCCGCTGGTATTGCTCacattcttcttccagtcgGCAAGATTTGCGGCGTACACTTCGGTGTTGGCGCAGTACATTAGCAAGCACTTTGGCTGGAAGCTGGCCGAGACGAGTTTGCTCTTGTCGCCGCTGGGCGTACTCAACCTCATCGTCCTGGTTGCCCTGCCCAAGGTGTCTGAGATTTTGGTGTCTCGTCGATTCAGATTTACGGTTTTCGGCAAGGACTTGTTCCTCACAAAGGTTTCGACGTTTCTCATTGTTGTGGGTGGCTTGATTGAAGCGTTTAGCCACAACGTGGTgctctttttgtttggcttgttcaTTGGGACGTTTGGAGCAGCCGACAGTCCACTCGCCCGGGCTACCGTATCACACTATGTCGATGCCAAGTCCATCTCGAAACTGTATGCCCTCATTGGCATGATGGAAGTGATGGGGTCCTTCATTGGTGGGCCAGTGCTGGCAAAGCTGTTCAACATTGGCTTGGAGCGCAAGGGCATCTTTATCGGCTTGCCGTGGTTTTATATTGCGTTTTTATGCAGTCTGGCATTTATCGCCTTGCTCTTTGTGCGGCCGCCTCCCAGTGGCCTGGCTGCCGACGTTGATACTTTGCACCGCGAGGATGGGGTTGTGAATGAGTCGGCGACTGAAGACCCTCTGCGCCCAGAGTGA